Proteins encoded together in one Mycobacterium simiae window:
- a CDS encoding class I SAM-dependent methyltransferase translates to MAVKRANPLFPLIYRFGQPLFDRLFYNRYRRDAIAHARGRLLMVGLGPGTDLKFVPPAVTSVAAVEPVAAFRQAASRLALRHGITADIVDGTGESIPFADNSFDSVHIGLVLCSVDDVGATLREIRRVLVPGGRLVVLEHVRGEGATGRFQDLIAKPWSWLAAGCQPNRRTIDSIAAAGFDTSGLTRLARTPVPFPCKPHLQGFATLTE, encoded by the coding sequence GTGGCCGTTAAGCGCGCTAATCCGTTATTTCCCTTGATATACCGGTTCGGCCAGCCGCTCTTCGACCGACTGTTCTATAACCGGTATCGCCGCGACGCGATCGCTCATGCCAGGGGCCGGCTGCTGATGGTGGGGCTCGGACCGGGCACCGATTTGAAGTTCGTGCCGCCCGCGGTGACATCGGTCGCCGCGGTGGAGCCGGTGGCCGCGTTCCGCCAGGCTGCGTCTCGTCTGGCGCTGCGGCACGGCATCACCGCCGATATCGTGGACGGCACAGGCGAGTCAATACCGTTTGCGGACAACAGTTTCGACTCTGTTCACATCGGACTGGTGCTGTGCTCGGTCGACGATGTCGGCGCGACGCTGCGGGAGATACGCCGCGTCCTGGTGCCGGGGGGCAGGCTGGTCGTTCTCGAGCATGTCCGCGGCGAGGGCGCGACCGGGCGGTTCCAGGATTTGATCGCCAAACCGTGGTCTTGGCTGGCCGCCGGGTGTCAACCCAACCGCCGCACGATCGATTCCATCGCGGCCGCCGGATTCGACACCAGCGGACTGACCCGGCTCGCCCGGACGCCGGTGCCGTTTCCCTGCAAGCCTCATCTGCAGGGCTTCGCCACGCTGACCGAATAG
- a CDS encoding DUF4389 domain-containing protein, producing MTTSAVAEAPTRTDTVRVRCVDDGPSRWLWLVKWCALAVPHYPILISLYLVYPPLTLIAGIAILVTGRYPRPIFNFNVGVLRWSWRLMNYRFPMNSTDKYPPFTLAARPDYPGDLEVEYPERLSRWGVLVKWWLLGLPQILLCWAMEPLLQVLTVIAAAALLATGSIPQGMFDLLVGICRWRYRVAAYVSLMCDEYPPFRMDLGGR from the coding sequence ATGACCACGAGCGCTGTCGCCGAAGCACCCACGCGGACCGACACCGTGCGAGTCAGATGCGTCGACGATGGGCCCTCACGCTGGCTCTGGCTGGTCAAATGGTGCGCGCTGGCCGTGCCGCACTATCCCATCCTGATCTCGCTCTACCTGGTCTATCCACCGCTGACCCTGATCGCGGGCATCGCGATCCTAGTGACCGGGCGGTATCCGCGACCGATCTTCAATTTCAATGTCGGCGTGCTGCGTTGGTCGTGGCGGCTGATGAACTACCGGTTCCCGATGAACAGCACCGACAAATACCCACCCTTCACGCTGGCCGCCCGGCCCGACTACCCCGGCGACCTCGAGGTCGAATATCCGGAGCGACTATCTCGGTGGGGTGTGTTGGTGAAGTGGTGGCTGCTGGGATTGCCGCAGATACTGCTGTGTTGGGCGATGGAGCCCCTGTTGCAGGTGCTCACGGTGATCGCCGCCGCAGCGTTGTTGGCCACCGGGTCCATCCCGCAGGGCATGTTCGATCTGCTGGTGGGCATTTGTCGATGGCGCTATCGGGTCGCGGCATATGTATCGTTGATGTGTGACGAATATCCGCCTTTCCGAATGGACTTAGGTGGCCGTTAA
- a CDS encoding FAD-dependent oxidoreductase, translating into MQASSARPLRVLVVGAGVSGISVARGLLRDGHEVTIFDQRANTQAGGGAVTIWSNGETVLRQLGVDMGGAGQLLSSVRVRTSTGRRIATVDVSALARRLGASVRMVPRQVLLERLMDGFPGDVIRCNARATRVVTMPDGVAVGFDDGSVVEGDLLIGADGLHSVIRDVVGAPAAEATGWCSWQGLVSVPELGDRDVAYIVIGERGNSGVWPAGDDKVQWWFDLPWAHDFVRPERPIEVIRSTFSGWSDSVDLVLDKLTDADLARSPYPHFRHPVPGALNAGPVTLLGDAAHTMPPTLAQGTNQALLDTMVLCASLADLRADSGRTALSRALRTYEKTRRRQVRAVSKAASLQVAHGESVLRPAALLPDRLHTWVLTRFVRSTSHPGIAAQVNRDLAVARPVASGRR; encoded by the coding sequence ATGCAGGCATCCTCAGCGCGGCCGCTGCGGGTGTTGGTGGTGGGCGCCGGGGTCAGCGGGATTTCGGTGGCCCGTGGGTTGTTGCGGGACGGGCACGAAGTCACGATCTTCGATCAGCGGGCCAACACCCAGGCCGGTGGTGGCGCCGTGACCATCTGGTCCAACGGGGAGACGGTGCTGCGGCAGCTCGGCGTCGACATGGGCGGGGCCGGCCAGCTGCTGTCCAGTGTGCGGGTGCGTACGTCAACGGGGCGCCGCATTGCGACCGTCGACGTGAGTGCCTTGGCGCGCCGACTGGGCGCCTCGGTGCGGATGGTCCCTCGCCAGGTCTTGCTGGAACGGCTGATGGACGGGTTTCCAGGTGACGTCATTCGGTGCAATGCCCGCGCGACCCGGGTCGTCACGATGCCCGACGGCGTGGCCGTCGGTTTCGACGACGGCAGCGTGGTCGAGGGCGACCTGCTGATCGGTGCCGACGGCTTGCATTCGGTGATCCGGGATGTGGTCGGCGCTCCTGCCGCCGAAGCAACGGGATGGTGCAGCTGGCAGGGTCTGGTGAGCGTCCCGGAGCTCGGCGATCGAGACGTCGCCTACATCGTCATCGGCGAACGTGGGAACTCGGGTGTCTGGCCCGCCGGCGACGACAAGGTGCAGTGGTGGTTCGACTTGCCGTGGGCCCATGATTTCGTGCGGCCCGAACGACCCATCGAGGTGATCCGTTCCACCTTCTCCGGCTGGTCCGACTCGGTCGATTTGGTGCTCGACAAACTCACCGACGCGGATCTGGCCCGCTCGCCCTACCCGCACTTCAGGCACCCGGTTCCCGGCGCGCTGAACGCGGGACCGGTCACCTTGCTCGGCGACGCCGCGCACACGATGCCGCCGACCCTGGCACAGGGGACCAATCAGGCGCTGCTGGACACCATGGTGTTGTGCGCGTCGCTTGCGGATCTGCGCGCCGACAGCGGCCGCACCGCGCTCTCCCGGGCGCTGCGCACATACGAGAAAACTCGGCGCCGACAGGTACGGGCGGTGTCCAAGGCGGCGTCACTACAGGTCGCCCACGGTGAATCGGTGTTGCGGCCCGCGGCGTTGCTTCCGGATCGGCTGCATACCTGGGTGCTGACACGTTTCGTGCGATCGACCAGCCATCCCGGCATCGCCGCACAGGTCAATCGGGATCTCGCGGTGGCACGCCCGGTCGCGTCTGGACGGCGATGA
- a CDS encoding SDR family NAD(P)-dependent oxidoreductase — MSGADQLLAGRGVVVSGGSRGIGRAVAELLCSLGAGVVVNGRDPGAVAETVATLSAAGGRVTGVTGAADDEHIAQLLVDTCRNTFGSLEVLINCAGIAEPAGSSILDISPAEFDRLISAHVGTVFHTCRVAAPVMVAQGHGAIVNTSSVAFLGDYGGTGYPAGKGAVNGLTMAIAAELKTRGVRANVVCPGARTRLSTGADYEEHIDDLHRRGLLDDVTRQASLDSAPPTFVAPLYAYLASDLSREVTGQILVAAGGFVGRFDQPTPSLLGYRDHHGAEPWSVQELHTMIRPAN, encoded by the coding sequence ATGAGCGGCGCGGACCAGCTGCTGGCCGGCCGCGGGGTCGTCGTTTCCGGGGGCAGCCGGGGAATCGGACGTGCCGTCGCCGAACTGCTCTGCAGCCTGGGTGCCGGGGTGGTGGTCAACGGCCGGGACCCCGGCGCGGTGGCCGAGACCGTCGCGACGCTCTCCGCGGCGGGTGGACGGGTCACCGGCGTGACCGGGGCGGCCGATGACGAGCACATTGCCCAGCTCCTCGTCGACACCTGCCGCAACACGTTCGGGAGCCTCGAGGTGCTGATCAACTGCGCCGGGATCGCGGAACCTGCGGGCTCGTCGATCCTGGACATCTCACCCGCCGAATTCGATCGGCTGATCAGTGCACACGTCGGCACGGTGTTTCACACTTGCCGGGTCGCCGCACCCGTGATGGTTGCGCAGGGGCACGGCGCGATCGTCAACACCAGCTCTGTCGCCTTCCTCGGCGACTACGGCGGCACCGGCTACCCGGCCGGCAAGGGCGCCGTCAACGGTCTGACGATGGCGATCGCCGCGGAGCTCAAAACCAGGGGCGTCCGGGCCAATGTGGTGTGCCCGGGTGCGCGGACGCGACTGTCCACCGGTGCCGACTACGAGGAACACATCGACGATCTGCACCGTCGTGGCCTGCTGGACGACGTGACTCGGCAAGCCTCGTTGGACAGCGCCCCGCCGACCTTCGTGGCCCCGCTCTACGCCTATCTCGCCAGCGATCTGTCGCGGGAGGTGACCGGTCAGATCCTGGTCGCCGCAGGCGGATTCGTCGGCCGCTTCGACCAGCCGACCCCGTCGCTGCTCGGTTACCGCGACCATCACGGCGCCGAGCCGTGGTCGGTCCAGGAGCTGCACACGATGATCCGTCCCGCGAACTAA
- a CDS encoding SigB/SigF/SigG family RNA polymerase sigma factor: protein MSEVLTATRPARPATRNDDSYDDVVEMFVVLRTMPAESHEYRRQRERIVNRCLPLADHVARHFGRRGEGLDDLTQVARLGLMNAINRFDPDKGPSFIGFAIPTMMGEVRRHFRDYSWGMRVPRRLRELHVQISRATGDLVQKLGRAPTARELSEELGVAHDEIVECLVAGDAYQLESLDAPVGADSSGKTRLVADAVGGVDPQIDHITNREAVRALIAALPEREREVLHMRFFESMTQSQIAERIGVSQMQVSRILANTLTSLRDQLE, encoded by the coding sequence ATGAGCGAAGTTCTCACTGCCACCCGGCCGGCTCGTCCGGCCACTCGCAACGACGATTCCTACGACGATGTAGTCGAAATGTTCGTGGTGCTACGCACTATGCCGGCCGAATCACACGAATATCGCCGGCAGCGTGAGCGCATCGTGAACCGGTGCCTGCCGCTGGCCGACCATGTGGCTCGTCACTTCGGGCGGCGCGGCGAGGGTCTCGACGACCTGACTCAAGTCGCACGGCTGGGCTTGATGAACGCCATCAACCGGTTTGACCCGGACAAGGGGCCGAGCTTTATCGGCTTCGCGATCCCCACCATGATGGGCGAGGTTCGCCGCCATTTCCGCGACTACAGCTGGGGGATGCGAGTCCCGCGCCGGCTGCGCGAACTCCACGTCCAAATCAGCCGCGCCACAGGAGATTTAGTTCAGAAATTGGGACGCGCTCCAACGGCTCGTGAGCTGTCGGAAGAGCTAGGCGTCGCACATGACGAAATCGTCGAATGCCTGGTGGCGGGTGACGCGTACCAGCTCGAATCGCTGGATGCGCCGGTGGGCGCCGACAGCTCGGGCAAGACGCGCCTGGTGGCCGACGCGGTCGGCGGCGTCGATCCCCAAATCGACCACATCACCAACCGGGAAGCAGTACGTGCGTTGATCGCCGCGCTCCCGGAGCGCGAACGCGAAGTTCTGCATATGCGATTCTTCGAATCGATGACGCAGAGCCAGATCGCGGAGCGCATCGGGGTGTCGCAGATGCAGGTCTCGCGCATCCTGGCCAACACCTTGACGTCGCTGCGTGACCAGCTGGAATAG
- a CDS encoding TetR/AcrR family transcriptional regulator, with protein MFTEAMKAERTLRSHRSTGTREAILSAAEWLFAERGMYAVSNRQISEAAGQGNNAAACYHFGTRTELLRAIESKHREPIEELRAQMLDEIGNSTELRDWVSTLVRPLTDHLAALGTPSWYARFAAQAMADPTYRHVVTKDALASPRLVRTIEGINRCLPELPRRVRSERIVMVRNLLMHTCAEHEGELAEHGPRARSAWPVAGEGLIDAIVGLWRAPVHVGAAGA; from the coding sequence ATGTTCACTGAGGCGATGAAAGCTGAGCGGACGCTGCGCTCCCACCGGTCGACGGGAACCCGTGAAGCGATTTTGTCGGCCGCCGAATGGTTGTTCGCCGAGCGCGGGATGTATGCGGTATCCAACCGGCAGATCAGTGAGGCGGCGGGGCAGGGCAACAACGCGGCGGCGTGCTACCACTTCGGCACCCGGACTGAGCTGTTGCGGGCGATCGAGAGCAAACATCGAGAACCGATCGAGGAACTGCGCGCCCAAATGTTGGACGAGATCGGTAATTCGACCGAATTGCGGGACTGGGTAAGCACATTGGTGCGCCCGCTCACCGACCATCTTGCGGCGTTGGGCACTCCTAGCTGGTATGCGCGGTTCGCGGCCCAAGCGATGGCAGATCCCACCTACCGCCACGTCGTCACCAAGGACGCACTGGCCTCGCCGAGGCTGGTGCGCACTATTGAGGGCATCAACCGGTGTCTGCCCGAGCTGCCCAGACGGGTGCGATCCGAGCGCATCGTCATGGTCCGAAATCTGTTGATGCACACCTGCGCCGAGCATGAAGGCGAATTGGCCGAACACGGGCCGCGGGCACGGTCGGCCTGGCCCGTTGCCGGCGAGGGGCTGATCGACGCGATCGTCGGGCTGTGGCGGGCACCGGTGCACGTGGGCGCGGCGGGCGCCTGA